One window of Desulfovibrio subterraneus genomic DNA carries:
- a CDS encoding PilZ domain-containing protein, whose product MRVLASETESPKFTGFSLPEAPVDSKTLANAHIPDALVSFLLDMDAKLNAVLAHLKQDRLQEDFPLWTDIHELSGAGIRCSDTGTLNVGDHVEIILFLSEFPLRVAGAMGRVLRKESDVDGETQCAIEFYRIHEDDLEKIVQHVFVEERRKIRTMRLEED is encoded by the coding sequence ATGCGCGTGCTTGCCTCCGAAACGGAATCTCCCAAATTCACAGGATTTTCCCTTCCCGAGGCACCTGTAGACAGCAAGACCCTGGCCAACGCTCACATTCCCGATGCGCTAGTTTCCTTCCTTCTGGATATGGATGCCAAGCTCAATGCGGTGCTTGCGCACCTTAAGCAGGACAGGTTGCAGGAAGATTTCCCGCTCTGGACGGATATTCACGAACTCAGCGGGGCAGGCATCCGCTGCAGTGACACCGGCACTCTTAATGTCGGAGACCATGTTGAGATCATTCTCTTCCTCAGCGAATTCCCCCTGCGCGTTGCAGGTGCCATGGGGCGTGTGCTGCGAAAGGAGTCAGACGTGGACGGCGAAACTCAATGCGCCATAGAGTTCTACCGCATACACGAAGACGACCTTGAAAAAATTGTCCAGCATGTCTTTGTGGAAGAACGACGCAAGATCAGAACCATGCGACTTGAAGAAGACTGA
- a CDS encoding gamma-glutamylcyclotransferase family protein: MSSPFRLFVYGTLKQGGEYHDRFCSDAVAVIPCLVQGRIFERPEGYPTLFVPPGIILAHGTADREADAARCNDPVPPHLSPQSYLEACPPWGHVFGQLMLFRKALPHMERLDALEDFFPGKPSMYERVLVPVWSQGQLLASWTYVSPHSHRFESDCRT; encoded by the coding sequence ATGTCATCTCCTTTCCGCCTTTTCGTTTACGGCACCCTCAAACAGGGCGGAGAGTACCATGATCGCTTCTGCAGCGACGCTGTTGCCGTTATCCCCTGCCTTGTGCAGGGGAGGATCTTTGAGCGTCCGGAAGGATATCCCACGCTCTTTGTTCCCCCCGGAATCATACTGGCCCACGGCACTGCCGACCGCGAGGCCGATGCTGCACGATGCAACGATCCCGTGCCCCCGCACCTTTCGCCGCAGTCATACCTTGAAGCCTGCCCGCCATGGGGACACGTGTTCGGGCAGCTCATGCTCTTCCGCAAAGCCCTCCCCCATATGGAGAGGCTCGACGCGCTGGAAGACTTTTTCCCGGGCAAACCCAGCATGTATGAACGGGTGCTGGTTCCGGTCTGGAGCCAAGGTCAACTGCTTGCAAGCTGGACATATGTTTCGCCCCATTCTCACAGGTTTGAAAGTGATTGCCGGACCTGA
- the ybgF gene encoding tol-pal system protein YbgF has protein sequence MRFLSNSLLTLTCIALLTGCVKREDMDALELKVYEQDQQIQQLNQKLGRTTKELEATRPEQADMWSDVQSMRPRLARIESSLEEVQHGSMQAEEDISGMKKEVSYLKQMASYLEANQRVMASQMAIELPEPPAANAPAATGAAPAAGSSDSPMFGPAGSPAPGTAAATTQPAPVQAAPAQPAPTDPNVIVAKDGTELVINPGKPAAAKTAPAAATAAPAAKAQVEPAVTEKQLYDAAFTAFKDRRYKDALRMWEQFEKTYPKHSLVPNAIFWQGETNYQLKEYAPAILAYQKVIDKYSKSDKYRSAMLKQGIAFGKLGKNQAGRVRLEELIKKFPKTQEAERAKKALAEMK, from the coding sequence ATGCGTTTTCTTAGCAACTCGCTTCTCACCCTCACCTGCATCGCCCTTCTGACCGGCTGCGTGAAACGTGAGGACATGGATGCCCTCGAACTCAAGGTATACGAACAGGACCAGCAGATTCAGCAACTCAACCAGAAGCTTGGCAGAACCACCAAGGAACTGGAAGCCACACGTCCCGAACAGGCGGACATGTGGTCGGACGTTCAGTCCATGCGTCCGCGCCTGGCCCGCATAGAATCTTCTCTGGAAGAAGTGCAGCATGGGTCCATGCAGGCTGAAGAAGACATTTCGGGAATGAAGAAGGAAGTATCCTATCTCAAGCAGATGGCATCCTACCTGGAAGCCAACCAGCGCGTCATGGCTTCGCAGATGGCCATTGAACTTCCTGAACCGCCCGCTGCGAACGCTCCTGCTGCTACCGGTGCCGCGCCTGCCGCAGGCAGCAGCGACAGCCCCATGTTCGGCCCCGCCGGTTCCCCTGCTCCCGGTACTGCTGCCGCAACTACACAGCCTGCACCTGTTCAGGCCGCTCCTGCGCAGCCCGCACCGACCGATCCTAACGTGATAGTGGCCAAGGACGGCACGGAACTGGTCATCAATCCCGGCAAGCCCGCAGCTGCCAAGACCGCTCCTGCAGCCGCTACAGCAGCCCCGGCTGCCAAGGCGCAGGTTGAACCTGCTGTGACTGAAAAGCAGTTGTACGATGCCGCTTTCACCGCCTTCAAAGACCGTCGCTACAAAGACGCCCTGCGCATGTGGGAACAGTTTGAAAAGACCTACCCCAAGCACTCTCTCGTTCCCAATGCCATCTTCTGGCAGGGTGAAACCAATTACCAGCTGAAGGAATATGCGCCCGCCATTCTCGCCTACCAGAAGGTGATCGACAAATATTCCAAGAGCGACAAGTACCGCTCCGCCATGCTCAAGCAGGGCATTGCCTTCGGCAAGCTCGGCAAGAATCAGGCTGGCCGGGTCCGCCTTGAAGAACTGATAAAGAAGTTCCCCAAGACGCAGGAAGCTGAACGCGCCAAAAAAGCGCTTGCCGAAATGAAATAG
- a CDS encoding HypC/HybG/HupF family hydrogenase formation chaperone: protein MCLAIPAEVVELNNNDMARCRVGKSDTYVDVSTMLLESPAELGDYLIVHAGFALRKLDFQEAQETLRLLRQMANINEETPGAF from the coding sequence ATGTGTCTTGCCATTCCTGCTGAGGTTGTCGAACTGAACAACAATGACATGGCCCGCTGTCGCGTCGGCAAAAGCGATACCTACGTCGACGTCTCCACAATGCTGCTTGAATCTCCCGCCGAACTCGGCGATTACCTTATTGTTCACGCCGGATTCGCCCTGCGTAAACTCGATTTTCAGGAAGCTCAGGAAACCCTGAGACTGCTGCGGCAAATGGCTAATATCAACGAAGAAACTCCCGGGGCCTTCTAA
- a CDS encoding PLD nuclease N-terminal domain-containing protein: MNDLFPILDIFGKGDTSPLLMILALALPILPNLWCIWHAYSHEFSTPAEKYGWMLAGVFIPVLGGVMYLLFGWRRTRGLSDWAKPRNRK, translated from the coding sequence ATGAATGATCTGTTTCCCATTCTGGATATCTTCGGCAAAGGCGATACATCACCCCTGTTGATGATACTGGCCCTTGCGCTTCCCATTTTGCCTAATCTATGGTGTATTTGGCACGCCTATAGTCATGAATTTTCCACTCCCGCCGAAAAGTACGGATGGATGCTTGCGGGTGTCTTCATTCCCGTGCTCGGCGGTGTCATGTATCTTTTGTTTGGCTGGCGGCGGACCAGAGGTCTGTCCGACTGGGCAAAACCCCGTAACCGTAAGTAA
- a CDS encoding arylesterase, protein MKRLKTIVALGDSLTEGFGIPAEASFPSVLQSLLRSRGHNVSIINQGLSGDTAWGGKKRLDRYLANKPRPDAVIVELGANDAIQFTDPWDVEATLDSILQRLTELEIPFLLTGMKMLLPADADYTEAFESIYPKLAERYDPVFYPFFLEGAFGDPALTLEDGIHPNIRGTARIAESVLPFAEELLARIP, encoded by the coding sequence GTGAAACGTCTGAAGACCATCGTTGCCCTCGGAGATTCCCTGACCGAGGGCTTCGGCATTCCGGCAGAGGCATCCTTCCCCTCAGTGCTGCAGTCGCTGCTCCGCAGCCGGGGACATAATGTTTCCATCATCAATCAAGGCCTTTCCGGTGACACGGCATGGGGAGGCAAGAAGCGCCTCGACCGCTACCTTGCCAACAAGCCGCGCCCTGATGCCGTAATCGTTGAACTTGGCGCCAACGACGCCATTCAGTTCACCGATCCATGGGATGTGGAAGCAACGCTGGACAGTATTCTGCAACGGCTGACCGAGCTGGAAATACCTTTTCTGCTCACCGGCATGAAAATGCTGCTGCCTGCAGACGCCGACTATACCGAGGCGTTCGAGAGTATTTATCCCAAACTCGCCGAGCGCTACGACCCCGTATTCTATCCTTTCTTCCTTGAAGGCGCGTTCGGCGACCCTGCCCTTACTCTGGAAGACGGCATTCACCCCAACATCAGGGGAACAGCCCGCATCGCAGAGAGCGTGCTTCCCTTTGCGGAAGAGCTGCTGGCCAGGATTCCCTGA
- a CDS encoding protein phosphatase CheZ, which yields MKTQDQIIDSVMERVSTQVADSIKDVISKTVEEALTSNLTRALLESEFYRRLSEDMREGLQSIYKEISTATKKDSNGAEVTTQAATNELFSEASKQLDEVRVTLEEATGKIMDILELQMVLRQKASSHLEDLSKRHSDDKDVQALMSLEDRLNNNLTDIMTHLSFQDLTGQRIKRIIKALQRIESTVLDLYLSTGLIIKAREENPEEDFEALEAKSKQKVSELKGPTRDASQNDVDDLLAQLGLG from the coding sequence ATGAAAACACAGGACCAGATAATCGATTCCGTAATGGAACGCGTATCCACACAGGTTGCAGATAGCATTAAAGATGTCATTTCCAAGACCGTGGAAGAAGCGCTTACGAGCAACCTCACCCGCGCTCTGCTGGAAAGTGAATTTTACCGCCGTCTCAGCGAAGACATGCGCGAGGGGTTGCAGAGCATCTACAAGGAAATTTCCACCGCCACCAAGAAGGATTCCAACGGCGCGGAAGTAACCACTCAGGCAGCAACCAACGAACTCTTCAGTGAAGCTTCCAAACAGCTGGATGAAGTGCGCGTCACCCTTGAAGAAGCCACCGGCAAGATCATGGATATTCTCGAACTGCAGATGGTGCTGCGCCAGAAGGCCAGCTCGCACCTTGAGGATCTTTCCAAGCGCCACAGCGATGACAAGGACGTGCAGGCTCTGATGAGCCTTGAAGACCGTCTCAACAACAACCTGACGGATATCATGACTCACCTGAGCTTTCAGGACCTCACGGGACAACGCATCAAGCGCATTATCAAGGCGCTGCAGCGTATCGAATCCACAGTTCTGGACCTCTATCTTTCCACGGGGCTTATCATTAAAGCCCGTGAAGAGAACCCGGAAGAAGATTTCGAAGCACTGGAAGCCAAGTCCAAGCAAAAAGTATCCGAGCTCAAGGGTCCTACCCGCGATGCCTCGCAGAACGACGTGGACGACCTGCTTGCCCAGCTGGGCCTCGGCTAA
- the ileS gene encoding isoleucine--tRNA ligase — MSDYKKTLHLPQTKFPMKANLTQKEPEMLKFWEDTQAYDAMIAASGTNGEYVLHDGPPYANGNIHLGHALNKILKDIIVKSKNMQGLKAEYIPGWDCHGLPIELKVEKQLGEKKKTIPEHVFRKLCREYAAKFVDIQRKEFKRLGVMGIWNEPYLTMRPSYEAATARELGNFMKGGYVARSKKPIYWCCSCQTALAEAEVEYADHSSPSIHVRFPLNDAKLKNIFPAADPAKAYAVIWTTTPWTIPDNMGIALHPELEYSLLEKDGEFYLLASGLVEACTKAFGWDSWNIAGTAMGAALEGLVARHPIYDRESPLCLGDHVTLEAGTGCVHTAPGHGREDFEVGQKYGLETYSPMNNEGRFLDSVEFFAGLTVFEANPKVIEKLQELGNLMALGKIKHSYPHCWRCKEPVIFRATTQWFITMEANDLRKRALEAIRNDVAWIPAWGEERIHQMIENRPDWCISRQRMWGVPIIALLCESCDEAWYDTDWVMDIVSRFENHPLGCDYWFSTPLEEIVPQGLACPKCGGNHWKLSKDILDVWFDSGTSFAAVVEQRKELRYPADMYLEGSDQHRGWFHSSLLASIGTRGCAPYKEVLTHGYVVDGNGHKMSKSQGNGIEPMEVINKHGAEVLRMWVSSVDYREDVRISDEILNRLVDAYRRIRNTCRYILGNIDDLSAEVLVPVEEMESLDRFALDVASRAHERVQAAYNDYEFHKVYHTLHNLCVTDLSAFYLDILKDRLYSSAKDSRERRSAQTAMLHILRLLIRDMAPVLSFTAEEVFQFLPEDLKNDAKTVFAVSADDIPLYTMPAEERAAWEKLLIVRSEITKAIEPVRKSGEIGHGLDTHVTLFLNDELAATLNGLKTDMRANFIVSKLTTAPLADAPESAFTAEEVEGLRIGVAKAPGAKCERCWIYSEELGTDPAHPAICPRCTGVLQTMTLED; from the coding sequence ATGAGCGACTACAAGAAGACGCTGCATCTGCCCCAGACCAAATTTCCCATGAAGGCCAACCTTACCCAGAAAGAGCCGGAAATGCTCAAGTTCTGGGAAGACACTCAGGCCTACGACGCAATGATTGCAGCAAGTGGCACCAATGGCGAATATGTTCTGCATGACGGCCCTCCCTATGCCAACGGCAATATTCACCTCGGTCACGCTCTGAACAAGATTCTCAAGGACATCATCGTCAAGTCGAAGAACATGCAGGGCCTCAAGGCCGAATACATTCCCGGCTGGGACTGTCATGGCCTGCCCATTGAACTGAAGGTGGAAAAGCAGCTCGGCGAAAAGAAGAAGACCATTCCCGAGCACGTGTTCCGCAAGCTCTGCCGCGAATACGCCGCCAAGTTCGTCGACATCCAGCGCAAGGAATTCAAACGCCTCGGCGTTATGGGCATATGGAACGAACCTTACCTGACCATGCGTCCTTCTTATGAAGCTGCCACCGCACGGGAGCTGGGCAACTTCATGAAGGGCGGCTATGTGGCGCGCAGCAAGAAGCCCATTTACTGGTGCTGCTCCTGCCAGACCGCCCTTGCTGAAGCGGAAGTAGAGTATGCGGATCACTCCTCCCCCTCCATCCACGTGCGTTTTCCGCTCAACGATGCAAAACTGAAAAACATTTTCCCCGCTGCTGATCCGGCCAAGGCATACGCCGTCATCTGGACGACCACTCCCTGGACCATTCCGGACAACATGGGTATCGCCCTGCACCCCGAGCTGGAATACTCCCTGCTCGAGAAGGACGGCGAATTCTACCTGCTGGCCTCCGGCCTGGTGGAAGCATGCACCAAGGCCTTTGGCTGGGATTCCTGGAACATTGCCGGAACCGCCATGGGTGCCGCCCTTGAAGGGCTGGTAGCCAGGCACCCCATCTATGACCGTGAATCACCCCTGTGCCTCGGCGACCATGTAACGCTTGAAGCCGGTACCGGCTGCGTTCACACCGCCCCCGGCCATGGCCGCGAAGACTTTGAAGTAGGCCAGAAGTACGGACTGGAAACCTATTCGCCCATGAACAACGAAGGGCGTTTCCTTGATTCCGTGGAATTCTTCGCCGGTCTTACCGTGTTTGAAGCCAACCCCAAGGTCATCGAGAAGCTGCAGGAACTTGGCAACCTGATGGCGCTTGGCAAGATCAAGCACTCATACCCCCATTGCTGGCGCTGCAAGGAGCCGGTCATCTTCCGTGCAACCACCCAGTGGTTCATTACCATGGAAGCCAACGACCTGCGCAAGCGCGCCCTTGAAGCCATCCGCAACGATGTTGCATGGATTCCCGCATGGGGCGAAGAACGCATCCATCAGATGATCGAAAACCGTCCCGACTGGTGTATTTCGCGCCAGCGCATGTGGGGCGTGCCGATCATCGCCCTGCTTTGCGAAAGCTGTGACGAGGCATGGTATGACACCGACTGGGTCATGGACATTGTTTCGCGCTTTGAAAATCATCCCCTTGGCTGCGACTACTGGTTCTCCACCCCGCTGGAAGAGATCGTCCCGCAGGGACTCGCCTGTCCCAAGTGCGGCGGCAACCACTGGAAGCTCAGCAAGGATATTCTCGACGTATGGTTCGATTCCGGCACCAGCTTTGCCGCCGTTGTGGAACAGCGCAAGGAACTGCGCTACCCCGCCGACATGTACCTTGAAGGATCTGACCAGCATCGCGGCTGGTTCCACAGCTCGCTGCTCGCAAGCATTGGCACCCGCGGCTGCGCTCCCTACAAGGAAGTGCTCACCCACGGCTATGTGGTGGACGGCAACGGACACAAGATGTCCAAGTCGCAGGGCAACGGCATTGAACCCATGGAAGTCATCAACAAGCATGGCGCCGAAGTGCTGCGCATGTGGGTTTCTTCAGTGGACTACCGCGAAGACGTGCGGATCTCCGACGAGATTCTCAACCGTCTCGTGGATGCCTACCGCCGCATCCGCAACACCTGCCGCTACATCCTCGGCAACATCGACGACCTGTCCGCCGAAGTGCTGGTGCCTGTGGAAGAAATGGAATCGCTGGACCGCTTCGCTCTCGACGTGGCTTCCCGCGCCCATGAACGCGTGCAGGCAGCTTATAACGACTACGAGTTCCACAAGGTCTACCACACGCTGCACAACCTGTGTGTAACCGACCTTTCCGCATTCTATCTGGATATCCTGAAGGACCGTCTCTACTCTTCCGCCAAGGACAGCCGCGAACGCCGCAGTGCACAGACCGCAATGCTCCACATCCTGCGTCTGCTCATCCGCGACATGGCTCCCGTGCTCAGCTTCACCGCAGAAGAGGTATTCCAGTTCCTGCCGGAAGACCTGAAGAATGATGCAAAGACTGTTTTCGCCGTCTCCGCTGACGATATTCCGCTGTACACCATGCCCGCCGAAGAACGCGCCGCATGGGAAAAGCTGCTGATCGTCCGCTCCGAGATCACCAAGGCCATCGAACCCGTGCGCAAGTCGGGCGAAATCGGCCACGGGCTTGATACGCACGTGACCCTGTTCCTGAACGATGAACTTGCCGCGACCCTGAACGGTCTCAAGACTGATATGCGCGCAAACTTCATCGTTTCCAAGCTGACCACCGCCCCCCTTGCCGATGCCCCCGAAAGCGCCTTTACCGCCGAAGAAGTGGAAGGCCTGCGTATCGGTGTAGCCAAGGCTCCGGGTGCCAAGTGTGAACGCTGCTGGATTTACAGCGAGGAACTGGGAACCGATCCTGCGCATCCTGCCATCTGCCCCCGCTGCACCGGCGTGCTGCAGACCATGACCCTTGAAGACTAG
- a CDS encoding HyaD/HybD family hydrogenase maturation endopeptidase — MSEAKKILVLGVGNILYTDEGLGVKAVKCLEEMYDFSDNVSLMDGGTLGMKLMDSMMDSDYLIVVDAVLGGSDPASVYRLTGEDLRKSLGFNDSMHQTDLVDTLIYCELAGSRPETVVIGMEPVDYHTMGLEVSPAVEERIPAMCRFVLDEIAAAGGSYTPKAS, encoded by the coding sequence ATGAGCGAAGCTAAAAAAATTCTGGTACTTGGCGTGGGCAACATTCTCTACACAGACGAAGGGCTAGGCGTTAAGGCCGTCAAGTGTCTGGAAGAGATGTACGACTTCTCGGATAACGTTTCTCTCATGGATGGCGGTACGCTGGGCATGAAACTCATGGATTCCATGATGGACAGCGACTATCTGATCGTAGTAGATGCCGTTCTGGGGGGCAGTGACCCGGCTTCCGTATATCGCCTGACGGGTGAAGATCTGCGCAAGAGCCTCGGATTTAACGATTCCATGCACCAGACCGACCTTGTTGACACGCTCATCTATTGTGAGCTTGCAGGCAGCAGGCCGGAAACTGTGGTCATAGGCATGGAACCGGTGGATTATCATACCATGGGGCTGGAAGTTTCTCCCGCTGTTGAAGAGCGCATTCCCGCCATGTGCAGATTCGTTCTTGACGAAATAGCTGCCGCTGGCGGAAGTTACACCCCGAAGGCGTCGTGA
- a CDS encoding NIL domain-containing protein, with amino-acid sequence MTEKAYRKNIHLIFPPDISGNPLVCNLTRLYDLTFNILKAQITPRKEGYMTLELIGTEENYHKGITYLKENQIKVSAVAQRISRDEESCMHCGMCTAICPTSSLHNDREARVVLFDKERCTACGMCVRVCPVNAMNVEVENGPW; translated from the coding sequence ATGACTGAAAAAGCCTATCGCAAGAACATTCATCTGATCTTTCCGCCGGATATTTCCGGCAACCCTCTGGTGTGCAATCTCACGCGCCTCTACGATCTTACCTTCAACATCCTGAAGGCACAGATCACCCCTCGCAAGGAAGGGTACATGACCCTTGAACTCATAGGGACGGAGGAGAACTACCACAAGGGCATTACCTATCTTAAGGAAAACCAGATCAAGGTTTCCGCTGTGGCACAACGCATTTCCCGCGACGAGGAATCGTGCATGCACTGCGGCATGTGCACGGCCATCTGTCCAACCAGTTCGCTGCATAACGACAGAGAGGCCCGTGTTGTCCTTTTTGACAAGGAACGCTGCACCGCCTGCGGTATGTGCGTACGCGTCTGTCCGGTCAATGCCATGAACGTGGAAGTGGAAAACGGTCCCTGGTAA
- the lspA gene encoding signal peptidase II: MRSRFYYIYGLGLLVALLDQFTKYWVVTTIPPFISVTVIPGFFNLVNVRNSGAAFGFLNDPDTEWQVWMFAAAAIIAMGIINYLAKTSGKSCCLFTGLGFVLGGAVGNLIDRVRLRSVIDFLDFHAMGWHWPAFNVADIGICVGAGLIMLSMLKQK, encoded by the coding sequence ATGCGCTCCCGCTTTTACTACATATACGGCCTCGGCCTGCTGGTCGCGCTTCTGGACCAGTTCACCAAGTACTGGGTGGTCACCACCATCCCTCCCTTCATCTCTGTTACGGTCATTCCCGGTTTCTTTAACCTCGTCAATGTCCGCAACAGCGGTGCCGCTTTCGGCTTCCTCAACGATCCCGATACGGAATGGCAGGTCTGGATGTTTGCCGCAGCCGCGATCATCGCCATGGGCATCATCAACTACCTTGCCAAGACATCAGGCAAGTCCTGCTGTCTTTTCACGGGGCTCGGATTCGTGCTCGGCGGAGCTGTGGGCAACCTCATAGACCGGGTTCGCCTGCGGTCAGTCATCGACTTTCTCGACTTCCACGCCATGGGCTGGCACTGGCCTGCATTCAACGTTGCCGACATCGGCATATGCGTCGGCGCCGGACTCATCATGCTCTCCATGCTCAAACAGAAATAA
- a CDS encoding nickel-dependent hydrogenase large subunit, giving the protein MSGCRAQKAPAGIPVTPQSNYSGKVVVDPITRIEGHLRIEVEVDNGKISNVWSSSQLFRGLEIILKGRDPRDAQHFTQRSCGVCTYVHALASTRCVDNAIGVRIPKNATLIRNIVLGSQYMHDHLVHFYHLHALDWVDVTNALKADPVKAAKIANTISGRPTKAEDLKAVQTKLKTFVESGQLGPFTNAYFLGGHPSYYLEPEVDLIATAHYLEALRLQVKAARMMASFGGKNPHTQFTVAGGVTCYDALTPKRIKEFRDLWKETNEFINQVYIPDLLAVAANYKDWTQYGGTSNFITFGEFPTDEYDLNSRFLPPGVIMQRDLANMQGFNPDKIEEHVKYSWYEGDKAHHPYEGVTEPRYTDMHGEGRYSWMKAPRYMEEAMETGPLAQVLAAYAKGHPKIKPLVDMVLAKLGVGAEALFSTLGRTAARGIETVVIAEETGRMLDELEANVAAGDDKIYEEIEMPRDAEGVGFVTAPRGALSHWIKIRDHKIENFQLVVPSTWSLGPRCAKDKMSPVEEALVGTPVADPKRPVEILRTVHAFDPCIACGVHVIDSQTNEVHKFKIL; this is encoded by the coding sequence ATGAGCGGTTGTAGAGCGCAGAAGGCCCCTGCCGGTATTCCGGTAACTCCTCAGAGCAATTACTCCGGTAAAGTGGTCGTTGACCCCATTACCCGTATTGAGGGGCATCTCCGTATCGAAGTTGAAGTTGATAACGGCAAAATCTCCAATGTCTGGAGTTCTTCCCAGCTGTTCCGCGGCCTGGAAATCATTCTCAAGGGCCGTGATCCCCGTGATGCACAGCACTTCACCCAGCGTTCATGCGGTGTCTGTACCTATGTACATGCCCTTGCATCCACCCGCTGCGTGGATAACGCCATAGGCGTGCGCATTCCCAAGAATGCCACCCTTATCCGTAACATCGTACTTGGTTCCCAGTACATGCACGACCATCTCGTGCACTTCTATCACCTGCATGCCCTTGACTGGGTAGACGTAACCAACGCCCTGAAGGCCGATCCGGTCAAGGCTGCCAAGATTGCCAACACCATCTCCGGTCGTCCTACCAAGGCTGAAGATCTGAAGGCTGTTCAGACCAAGCTGAAGACCTTTGTAGAAAGCGGCCAGCTCGGCCCGTTCACCAATGCCTACTTCCTCGGCGGACATCCTTCCTACTATCTTGAACCGGAAGTGGACCTTATTGCCACCGCCCACTACCTCGAAGCCCTGCGGCTTCAGGTTAAGGCTGCCCGCATGATGGCCAGCTTCGGCGGCAAGAACCCCCACACCCAGTTCACGGTTGCCGGTGGCGTTACCTGCTACGATGCTCTTACTCCCAAGCGCATCAAGGAATTCCGCGACCTGTGGAAGGAAACCAACGAATTCATCAATCAGGTGTACATTCCCGACCTGTTGGCCGTTGCCGCCAACTACAAGGACTGGACCCAGTATGGTGGCACCTCGAACTTCATCACCTTTGGTGAGTTCCCCACCGATGAATACGATCTCAACAGCCGCTTCCTGCCGCCCGGCGTTATCATGCAGCGCGACCTTGCCAACATGCAGGGCTTCAATCCCGATAAGATTGAAGAGCACGTCAAGTACAGCTGGTACGAAGGCGACAAGGCTCACCACCCCTATGAAGGTGTTACCGAGCCCCGCTACACCGACATGCATGGCGAAGGCCGCTACTCCTGGATGAAGGCCCCGCGCTACATGGAAGAAGCCATGGAAACCGGTCCCCTTGCTCAGGTGCTTGCCGCCTACGCAAAGGGTCATCCGAAGATCAAGCCTCTGGTGGACATGGTCCTCGCCAAGCTCGGCGTGGGCGCAGAAGCCCTGTTCTCCACTCTGGGCCGCACCGCTGCCCGCGGTATTGAAACCGTTGTCATCGCAGAAGAAACCGGCCGCATGCTGGATGAACTGGAAGCCAACGTGGCCGCAGGCGACGACAAGATCTACGAAGAAATCGAAATGCCCCGCGATGCGGAAGGCGTCGGCTTTGTTACCGCTCCCCGTGGCGCACTGTCCCACTGGATCAAGATTCGCGATCACAAGATCGAGAACTTCCAGCTGGTCGTGCCCTCCACCTGGAGCCTCGGACCGCGCTGTGCCAAGGACAAGATGTCTCCTGTTGAAGAAGCACTTGTCGGCACGCCCGTGGCCGATCCCAAGCGTCCTGTCGAAATTCTGCGCACGGTTCACGCCTTCGACCCCTGCATCGCCTGCGGCGTGCATGTGATCGACAGCCAGACCAACGAAGTGCACAAGTTCAAGATCCTGTAA